The following coding sequences are from one Terriglobales bacterium window:
- a CDS encoding PA14 domain-containing protein: MKTRLAVILSLLLMALASAAMADSMNGNYYIIPENHPDANKTITGLQTGYVQSTLGPDDLPVVTPFGQTSGNISDVNGLGEILWWSTASPNGVTFEKNQADTLPLNFPSNFFPDGHSDNANGFRAVHWTGTFNLASPGSVTFTLGADDDAFVFVDGVLAVDAGGVKPLTPVPTVVTGLGAGSHTVELFFDDRHVTQSGVQFSADVAITPVPEPTSLALLGTGLVGAVGAIRRKLLR, translated from the coding sequence ATGAAAACCAGGCTAGCGGTAATTCTCAGTCTCCTGCTTATGGCACTCGCCTCAGCAGCCATGGCTGACTCCATGAACGGCAACTACTACATCATTCCGGAAAATCATCCGGATGCTAACAAGACCATTACAGGTCTCCAGACTGGATATGTGCAGTCCACGCTCGGTCCCGACGACTTGCCAGTCGTAACCCCCTTTGGCCAAACGAGCGGAAACATTTCCGATGTGAATGGCTTGGGCGAGATTCTCTGGTGGAGCACCGCCAGCCCCAACGGGGTGACATTTGAGAAGAACCAGGCCGACACTCTGCCGTTGAACTTTCCTTCCAATTTCTTTCCCGACGGCCACTCCGACAACGCCAATGGGTTCCGGGCCGTGCACTGGACCGGCACATTCAATTTGGCTTCACCCGGAAGCGTGACCTTCACCCTTGGAGCGGATGACGACGCCTTCGTGTTCGTGGATGGTGTACTGGCAGTGGACGCCGGAGGTGTGAAGCCGTTGACCCCCGTTCCGACCGTCGTGACCGGTCTCGGTGCCGGCAGCCATACGGTTGAGCTGTTCTTCGATGACCGCCACGTCACCCAGTCCGGTGTTCAGTTCAGCGCTGACGTTGCAATCACGCCGGTTCCGGAGCCAACTTCGCTGGCTCTGCTCGGAACAGGCCTGGTGGGTGCAGTCGGCGCGATTCGCCGCAAGCTGCTGCGCTAA